From the genome of Danio aesculapii chromosome 16, fDanAes4.1, whole genome shotgun sequence, one region includes:
- the LOC130243028 gene encoding transmembrane protease serine 9-like translates to MHELTPQTHTMAFPQGLYQISTIKDTNEPLQSAGFPPNLLSACPNLLNTALPLLTAPVMTETPLTLIPGSTMKNSTTHNPTDSSSQPLPVYGTGSGSLSFRLLGVSELAPYTLATLMPHLPRLPSTDRDCTPLTDTKNAREGEQSTVQHTHTSISVSKNSSTLETDVSGLSLCSSSPSRLLVISILVPIFIILSVCISVTVKLVCFPSKAVHVYTPAGDSQNCTITPSPVYSVRNPTNSTIIFPTNCSSSMNTGSAGMRIVGGTEAVKGQWGWQTSLHWRGKHVCGGAIISPHWVITAAHCFVQYDMMLESDWVVVVDTLSVSDSSLGKRYNTLQIHPHPQFSEDNNDYDLCLLRTQTDMEMTEASRDYAMPLLRSKTCDEMIPRFP, encoded by the exons ATGCATGAGCTGACACCGCAGACACACACTATGGCTTTCCCCCAG GGTCTCTATCAGATCAGCACAATAAAGGACACCAATGAGCCTCTACAGTCTGCTGGGTTTCCTCCAAATCTGCTGTCTGCCTGCCCGAATCTATTAAACACGGCTCTTCCTCTGCTCACGGCTCCAGTCATGACGGAAACACCGCTCACACTCATACCTGGATCCACAATGAAAAACTCCACTACCCACAATCCCACAGACTCTTCTTCACAGCCACTTCCTGTGTACGGAACAGGAAGTGGCTCTCTTTCGTTTCGTCTGCTGGGAGTGTCTGAACTTGCTCCATACACACTGGCTACACTCATGCCACACCTGCCCAGGTTACCATCCACTGACCGGGACTGCACACCGCTGACCGACACTAAAAACGCCAGAGAAGGAGAGCAGAGCACcgtacagcacacacacaccagtatTAGTGTTTCGAAAAACTCCTCTACACTAGAGACAG ATGTCTCTGGATTGAGTCTGTGTTCTTCATCTCCATCTCGTCTGTTGGTAATCTCCATCCTCGTCcccatcttcatcatcctcagcGTCTGCATCTCCGTCACAG TGAAGTTGGTGTGTTTTCCCAGTAAAGCAGTACACGTTTACACCCCTGCTGGAGACTCGCAGAACTGCACCATCACTCCATCGCCTGTGTACTCTGTCAGAAATCCAACCAACAGCACCATCATCTTTCCTACAA ATTGCTCCTCATCGATGAACACTGGATCTGCAGGGATGCGTATCGTCGGTGGTACGGAAGCTGTGAAGGGTCAGTGGGGTTGGCAGACGAGTCTACACTGGAGAGGCAAACATGTGTGTGGAGGAGCCATCATCAGCCCTCACTGGGTCATCACCGCCGCACACTGCTTCGTGCA GTATGACATGATGCTGGAGTCAGACTGGGTCGTGGTTGTTGATACTCTGAGTGTGTCAGATTCATCTCTGGGCAAACGCTACAATACTCTACAAATACACCCACATCCACAGTTCTCTGAGGACAACAACGACTACGACCTGTGTCTGCTGCGCACGCAGACTGACATGGAGATgacag